The following are encoded together in the Chanodichthys erythropterus isolate Z2021 chromosome 16, ASM2448905v1, whole genome shotgun sequence genome:
- the rgs1 gene encoding regulator of G-protein signaling 21: protein MQRTLLTEMAIKFCCFSQEPVDDVDSWGESIEKLLSCKAGQMAFQDFLKSEYSEENILFWLACEEYKKITSAPEMISMANQIYTEFVQTEAPRQVNIDSGTRTNITNNISEPTLNSFDTAQKMIFSLMARDCYPRFLKSDIYQSVLQKHGKS, encoded by the exons ATGCAGAGGACACTGCTGACAGAGATGGCCATAAA ATTTTGTTGCTTTTCTCAGGAACCTGTTGATGATGTGGACTCCTGGGGCGAGTCCATTGAGAAGCTTCTGTCCTGTAAAG CGGGACAGATGGCTTTCCAGGACTTCTTGAAGTCGGAATACAGTGAGGAAAATATTCTGTTCTGGCTGGCATGTGAGGAATACAAAAAGATCACGAGTGCACCAGAGATGATCAGCATGGCAAACCAAATCTACACTGAGTTTGTGCAAACAGAAGCACCCAGACAG GTCAACATTGATTCTGGGACTCgcacaaatattacaaacaaCATCTCAGAGCCGACCCTGAACTCATTTGATACTGCACAGAAGATGATCTTCAGTCTAATGGCGAGAGACTGCTATCCCAGGTTTCTGAAGTCTGACATCTACCAGTCTGTTCTGCAAAAGCATGGAAAAAGCTGA